A genomic window from Betta splendens chromosome 24, fBetSpl5.4, whole genome shotgun sequence includes:
- the hsf2 gene encoding heat shock factor protein 2, translating to MKHNGNVPAFLTKLWTLVEDGETNEFICWSQEGNSFLVLDEQRFAKEILPKFFKHNNMASFIRQLNMYGFRKVMHIDTGIVKQERDGPVEFQHPYFKQGQDDLLENIKRKVSNARPEESKIRQEDLSKILASVQSVHSKQENIDARLATLKRENESLWREISDLRQKHAHQQQLIKKLVHFIVTLVQNNHILNLKRKRPILMNGNAKKPKYIHQIYDDKVCVEQSSVNSLSGVKNSDISDDVIICDLSENDPEMTAEFTDGSPKAHEQGDVEIVEVELDDSVVPAEVNTSVCTDDPKEPEDGVTGASGASQRSSVATSSALQLNKPSGLSLEDPVKMMDSILSENGAISQNINLLGKMELMDYLDSIDCSLEDFQAMLYGKQFGIDFDALEESITSKENMLQLNKGKSEEDNTDKQLIQYTTCPMLAFLDGCTPPSEFDLGASGSSSPPLQPSLNASSSVEVDLPSELLDTSLEVRQPSRSSLIRLEPLTEAEASEETLFYLCELSPAGQEANINLDRV from the exons atgaaacacaacggGAACGTTCCAGCTTTTCTAACCAAGCTGTGGACACTGGTCGAGGATGGCGAAACCAATGAGTTTATTTGTTGGAGTCAG gagGGCAACAGCTTCCTGGTGCTGGATGAACAGCGTTTTGCGAAGGAGATCCTCCCAAAGTTCTTCAAGCACAACAACATGGCCAGTTTCATCAGGCAGCTCAATATGT aTGGATTCCGTAAGGTGATGCACATTGATACAGGCATTGTAAAACAGGAGCGAGATGGTCCAGTGGAGTTTCAGCACCCCTACTTCAAACAAGGACAGGATGACCTGCTCGAGAACATCAAGAGAAAG GTTTCTAATGCTCGTCCAGAGGAGAGTAAGATTCGACAGGAAGACCTGTCCAAGATCTTGGCAAGTGTTCAGAGTGTTCATAGCAAGCAGGAGAACATTGATGCCAGGCTAGCAACACTTAAGAG GGAGAATGAATCACTGTGGAGGGAGATCTCAGACCTGAGGCAGAAACATGCACACCAACAGCAGCTCATCAAAAAG ctggTTCATTTTATTGTCACACTGGTGCAGAACAACCACATCCTGAATTTAAAGCGCAAAAG ACCAATTCTTATGAATGGCAACGCGAAGAAGCCCAAGTACATCCATCAGATCTATGACGACAAAGTTTGTGTTGAACAG TCATCTGTCAACAGTCTGAGTGGTGTGAAGAACTCGGACATATCAGATGATGTTATCATATGTGACTTGTCTGAGAATGACCCCGAGATGACGGCTGAGTTCACAGACGGCTCGCCCAAAGCCCACGAGCAAGG GGATGTGGAGATTGTAGAAGTAGAGCTGGACGACAGTGTGGTGCCGGCTGAAGTGAACACCAGCGTGTGCACCGACGATCCCAAAGAGCCAGAGGATGGTGTGACAGGTGCATCGGGGGCCAGCCAGCGAAGCAGCGTCGCAACCAGCAGTGCCCTGCAGCTCAATAAGCCCTCCGGCCTCAGTCTGGAGGACCCGGTCAAGATGATGGACTCCATACTGAGTGAGAACGGCGCCATATCACAGAACATCAACCTGCTGGGAAA GATGGAGCTGATGGACTATCTGGACAGCATCGACTGCAGTCTGGAGGATTTCCAAGCCATGCTGTATGGGAAACAGTTTGGCATTGATTTTGATGCTCTGGAG GAGAGCATTACCTCTAAAGAGAACATGCTACAGCTAAATAAAGGAAAATCTGAGGAAGACAACACAG ATAAGCAGTTGATCCAGTACACCACTTGCCCCATGTTGGCGTTTCTCGATGGCTGCACCCCTCCATCAGAGTTTGACCTGGGAGCCAGTGGCTCCTCCAGCCCCCCCCTCCAGCCATCCCTCAATGCCAGCAGTTCGGTGGAGGTTGACCTGCCTTCAGAGCTACTGGACACCAGCCTGGAGGTGCGGCAGCCATCACGCAGCTCTCTTATCCGTCTGGAGCCTCTGACAGAAGCTGAGGCCAGCGAGGAGACACTCTTCTACCTGtgtgaactgagtcctgctggaCAGGAGGCCAACATCAACCTGGACAGAGTGTGA